From a single Natronorubrum tibetense GA33 genomic region:
- a CDS encoding methyltransferase family protein: MTSLPVLLKTAVFTVLVPGTVVEGIPRVLARYDRESPTLDSRGARVVGAVSFVAGALLYLHTALRFSSEGDGTPAPRDEPDELVTGGAYRYSRNPMYVGILLLIGGQAVRYKSLHVCWWGLVCWLGFHRRIVEFEEPHLREKHGEAYEEYCDRVPRWLPTGRLTEA; encoded by the coding sequence ATGACGTCACTACCCGTACTGCTGAAGACAGCGGTGTTCACCGTGCTCGTTCCGGGAACCGTCGTTGAGGGCATTCCTCGAGTGCTCGCTCGATACGACCGGGAGTCGCCGACGCTCGACTCTCGCGGAGCCAGGGTCGTCGGGGCCGTCTCGTTCGTCGCTGGCGCGCTCCTGTATCTCCACACCGCGTTGCGGTTCTCGAGCGAAGGGGACGGGACGCCCGCACCGAGAGACGAACCGGACGAACTCGTCACCGGCGGGGCCTACCGCTACTCGCGAAATCCGATGTACGTCGGGATCCTGTTGCTGATCGGAGGGCAGGCGGTCCGGTACAAATCGCTGCACGTGTGCTGGTGGGGGCTGGTCTGCTGGCTCGGCTTCCACCGACGGATCGTCGAGTTCGAAGAGCCCCACCTGCGGGAGAAACACGGTGAGGCCTACGAGGAGTACTGTGACCGGGTTCCCCGCTGGCTTCCGACCGGACGACTGACAGAGGCGTAG
- a CDS encoding HAD family hydrolase: MTVVAFDFDGTLSDSEMTVLLGDRCGVADDMAEITEASMNDEIDYAESLRKRAALLEGLPAEDAQAAFDEVVLRQGAADLIEELNEAGVTTAILTGGFERGVAAALEREGVSVDHIVANRLPMNEAETESEAKASDNASGDQPRALTGDVTGSLIEGTKDTALENLAGDVGADLEDCVAIGDGANDLPMLQVAGLAIGFEPKPAVEPHCDVVVTSMAEAREELVADGVLEEH, translated from the coding sequence ATGACAGTCGTCGCTTTCGACTTCGACGGAACGCTTTCCGACTCCGAGATGACCGTACTGCTCGGCGACCGGTGTGGGGTCGCCGACGACATGGCCGAAATCACCGAGGCCTCGATGAACGACGAGATCGACTACGCCGAGAGCCTCCGCAAACGGGCCGCGCTGCTCGAGGGCCTTCCCGCTGAAGACGCCCAGGCTGCCTTCGACGAGGTCGTCCTCCGACAGGGGGCCGCCGACCTCATCGAGGAGTTGAACGAGGCCGGCGTCACGACGGCGATCCTCACCGGCGGCTTCGAACGCGGCGTCGCAGCGGCGCTCGAGCGCGAGGGCGTCTCGGTCGATCATATCGTCGCGAACCGCTTACCGATGAACGAGGCCGAAACCGAAAGCGAGGCGAAAGCCTCGGATAACGCGAGCGGCGATCAGCCGCGAGCACTGACCGGCGACGTAACGGGCTCGCTCATCGAGGGCACCAAAGACACCGCCCTCGAGAACCTCGCGGGCGACGTCGGGGCCGACCTCGAGGACTGCGTCGCGATCGGTGACGGCGCGAACGATCTGCCGATGTTGCAAGTTGCGGGCCTCGCGATCGGCTTCGAGCCGAAACCGGCCGTCGAACCCCACTGTGACGTCGTCGTCACCTCGATGGCTGAGGCCCGCGAGGAACTGGTTGCAGACGGCGTGCTCGAGGAGCACTGA
- a CDS encoding helix-turn-helix domain-containing protein, whose translation MREFAFTITYERGADHLMDAFIDHPGLYARTVSCHATAETMWRLDEVTGPREALTVYDDRLANLSRCSSVRGMGGCPIDWTYETLTERPTRRLIYSRQSEGDGCRSVPYLAATHLEDGVLCRAEQHGHEYKWRILAEDDAAVRPIYDELNEHLREGLTLEFERVSGAQEWPDEHATQAELPYKQREALELAVEYGYYDSPRRHSIQEIAEIEEIPTSTLQYRLTQAESWLATTFVSSETGDPVVQAMGITADD comes from the coding sequence ATGCGCGAATTCGCCTTTACGATCACCTACGAGCGGGGCGCGGATCACCTGATGGACGCTTTTATCGACCATCCAGGCCTGTACGCGCGGACTGTCTCCTGTCACGCGACCGCGGAGACGATGTGGCGACTCGACGAGGTGACGGGACCGCGCGAAGCGCTCACCGTCTACGACGATCGGCTGGCAAATCTCTCTCGGTGCTCGAGCGTGCGCGGGATGGGCGGCTGTCCGATCGACTGGACCTACGAAACCCTCACCGAGCGACCCACGCGTCGGCTCATCTACTCCCGGCAATCGGAGGGCGACGGCTGCCGATCGGTCCCCTACCTCGCCGCGACACACCTCGAGGACGGCGTGCTCTGTCGAGCCGAACAGCACGGCCACGAGTACAAGTGGCGCATTCTCGCCGAAGACGATGCCGCCGTTCGTCCTATCTACGACGAACTCAACGAGCACCTGCGCGAGGGACTTACCCTCGAGTTCGAACGCGTCAGCGGCGCACAGGAGTGGCCAGACGAGCACGCGACGCAGGCAGAGTTACCCTACAAACAGCGCGAAGCCCTCGAGTTGGCCGTCGAGTACGGCTACTACGACAGTCCGCGACGCCACTCGATTCAGGAGATCGCCGAGATCGAGGAGATTCCGACCTCGACGCTGCAGTACCGCCTGACCCAGGCCGAATCCTGGCTCGCAACGACGTTCGTCTCGAGCGAAACGGGCGATCCCGTCGTGCAGGCGATGGGGATAACGGCCGACGATTGA
- a CDS encoding plastocyanin/azurin family copper-binding protein: protein MTRDNAISRRTALKLTGAAAATALVAGCGDDDNGNGDEDETFEIDPGTEIVFYGDASYWEGKEPSEIDGVQNPTLVLQEGETYEIGWDEGDGAGHNIEIWDSDDALVEDYQTEIVEEPDDDQMLEFEVTDEMAYYVCDPHSGSMRGEIEIGEGNGGNGDDENGNGDDENGNGDDE from the coding sequence ATGACGCGAGACAACGCAATTTCACGGCGAACCGCGCTGAAGCTCACCGGTGCGGCCGCAGCGACCGCACTGGTCGCCGGCTGTGGTGACGACGACAACGGGAACGGCGACGAAGACGAGACCTTCGAGATCGACCCCGGGACGGAGATCGTCTTCTACGGGGACGCGAGCTACTGGGAAGGCAAAGAGCCAAGCGAGATCGACGGCGTCCAGAACCCAACCCTCGTCCTGCAGGAGGGCGAAACGTACGAAATCGGCTGGGACGAGGGCGACGGTGCGGGCCACAACATCGAGATCTGGGACTCGGACGACGCACTCGTCGAGGACTACCAGACGGAAATTGTCGAGGAACCAGACGACGACCAGATGCTCGAGTTCGAAGTCACCGACGAGATGGCCTACTACGTCTGTGACCCTCACTCCGGCTCGATGCGCGGCGAGATCGAGATCGGTGAGGGTAACGGCGGCAACGGCGACGACGAAAACGGCAACGGCGACGACGAAAACGGCAACGGCGACGACGAGTAA
- a CDS encoding PAS domain-containing protein has product MSNPGESPGDRSGPSADGTVDSLPDPLAADDESFFRQLASNTSEGVLTITEDHTIVFANQAIEDILGYTSDELVGNSKLTVIPERLQQAHVDGLEAYVRSGEKHIDWDGVELPAVHKAGHEVPVSISLWELPQSEGPRLFTGLFRDISERKLRERRFEAVFNNTYQFTGLLDREGTLLEVNETTLSATGLERDDLVGTPLWDSFWFRSTDRARRIAREGVECAREGEFFREEVRVQGGDRMAIIDFSVRPVTDHRGEIRWLLPEGRDITGHRTREQHLHVLHRLLRHNLRNDLNVISGYAEMLASEIDDDEFQAYAAEIAATAAELIDTTETAKKLADSTLERNTRQYAVALEPVLSAVVDELRDAYPESAIVRSDDEDLLVTADERLATVFREVIENAIEHTDQREPVVRLGVTADAETVDVFVTDDGPGIPETEQTGIFNEEPVTQTNHGSGLGLWLAELILDDYGGTLAYDFCPVNGSRVTISLPRRDDLEN; this is encoded by the coding sequence GTGTCAAATCCGGGCGAATCGCCGGGGGACCGATCCGGACCGAGCGCCGACGGGACCGTCGATTCGCTGCCGGACCCGCTCGCGGCCGACGACGAGTCCTTTTTCCGTCAGTTAGCGTCGAACACCTCCGAGGGGGTACTCACGATCACCGAGGACCACACGATCGTGTTCGCGAACCAGGCGATCGAGGACATTCTCGGCTACACGTCCGACGAACTCGTCGGCAACTCGAAGCTGACCGTGATTCCGGAGCGGCTCCAGCAGGCCCACGTCGACGGGCTAGAGGCGTACGTTCGGAGCGGCGAGAAACACATCGACTGGGACGGCGTCGAACTCCCGGCGGTCCACAAGGCCGGACACGAGGTCCCCGTGTCGATTAGCCTGTGGGAACTCCCGCAGAGTGAGGGCCCCCGGCTGTTCACCGGACTCTTTCGCGACATCTCCGAACGGAAACTTCGGGAACGGCGGTTCGAGGCCGTTTTCAACAATACCTACCAGTTCACCGGCTTGCTCGACCGTGAGGGGACGCTGCTCGAGGTCAACGAGACGACGCTCTCCGCGACCGGACTCGAACGCGACGACCTCGTCGGAACGCCGCTTTGGGACTCGTTCTGGTTTCGATCGACGGACCGAGCGCGCCGTATCGCCCGCGAGGGTGTCGAGTGCGCCAGGGAGGGGGAGTTCTTTCGAGAAGAGGTTCGCGTGCAGGGAGGCGACCGAATGGCGATCATCGACTTCTCCGTTCGCCCGGTGACGGACCATCGCGGCGAGATCCGCTGGCTGCTCCCGGAGGGCCGGGATATCACCGGTCACAGAACCCGAGAACAACACTTACACGTCCTCCATCGGCTGCTCCGGCATAACCTCCGCAACGATCTCAACGTCATCAGCGGCTACGCGGAGATGCTCGCCTCGGAGATCGACGACGACGAATTTCAGGCGTACGCGGCCGAGATCGCCGCGACCGCCGCTGAACTGATCGACACGACCGAGACCGCCAAGAAACTGGCCGACTCGACGCTCGAGCGCAACACGCGCCAGTATGCTGTCGCCCTGGAACCGGTGCTGTCCGCGGTCGTCGACGAACTCCGCGACGCCTACCCCGAGAGCGCGATCGTCCGTTCCGACGACGAGGACCTGCTGGTCACCGCCGACGAGCGGCTAGCGACCGTGTTTCGCGAGGTCATCGAGAACGCGATCGAACACACAGATCAGCGGGAACCGGTCGTGAGACTCGGCGTCACCGCCGACGCCGAGACGGTCGACGTCTTCGTCACCGACGACGGGCCGGGGATTCCCGAAACGGAACAGACCGGCATCTTCAACGAGGAGCCGGTAACCCAGACCAACCACGGCAGCGGGCTGGGACTGTGGCTCGCCGAGTTGATCCTCGACGATTATGGGGGCACGTTAGCGTACGACTTCTGCCCGGTAAACGGGAGTCGCGTGACCATCTCGCTTCCCCGGCGGGACGACCTCGAGAACTGA
- a CDS encoding MFS transporter, which produces MRSSDRDRVVLATVVFAVLFSQLLLYPGVGTLVEVLGADETTSGFAATELDASMWFLVAEFAAYVAFVGVWGLASDVTGRRTPFIVAGALAGAVGYAALAAVPTIGSIPFEGVLVLRVLQGAMTIGAFSLTMTMLMDLAGGHGRNMGAAGIAIGLGAALGAPVGGQLTELDPLAPLLGAAVLLVCVGALVTRVEDRTPDSRRTTRALLEGVRKRPTLSIPYAFGFVDRLTAGFFALVGTLYFQEAFGIGPAATGLLLACFFAPFALLQYPMGALSDRIGRTIPIVVGSLCYGIGILAVGAAPSVATVAVAMIAVGVLGALVSPATMALVTDIAAESERGIAMAGFNVAGSLGFLGGFLVGGTVASAYGYDLAFLVVGGLEIAIALIAVPMFVRWSLGREDHFEHDRI; this is translated from the coding sequence GTGCGCTCGAGTGACCGGGATCGGGTCGTCCTCGCTACCGTCGTCTTCGCCGTGCTGTTCTCCCAGCTATTGCTCTACCCGGGCGTCGGCACGCTCGTCGAGGTGCTGGGAGCCGACGAGACGACGTCAGGATTCGCGGCGACGGAACTCGACGCGAGCATGTGGTTTCTCGTCGCGGAGTTCGCGGCATACGTCGCCTTCGTCGGCGTCTGGGGCCTCGCGAGCGACGTGACCGGGCGGCGAACGCCCTTCATCGTCGCCGGGGCGCTGGCGGGGGCCGTCGGCTACGCCGCCCTCGCCGCCGTTCCGACGATCGGATCGATCCCCTTCGAGGGCGTTCTCGTCCTGCGAGTCCTCCAGGGCGCGATGACGATCGGCGCGTTCTCACTGACGATGACCATGCTGATGGACTTAGCGGGCGGTCACGGCCGAAACATGGGCGCAGCCGGAATCGCGATCGGACTCGGGGCCGCCCTGGGCGCGCCGGTGGGCGGCCAGCTTACCGAACTCGATCCACTCGCGCCGCTCCTGGGCGCTGCCGTCTTGCTCGTCTGCGTCGGCGCGCTCGTCACCCGCGTCGAGGACCGCACGCCCGACAGCCGTCGAACCACTCGAGCGCTCCTCGAGGGCGTGCGAAAGCGGCCGACGCTCTCGATCCCCTACGCCTTCGGTTTCGTCGATCGGTTGACGGCGGGCTTTTTCGCGCTCGTCGGGACGCTGTACTTCCAGGAGGCGTTCGGCATCGGTCCCGCCGCGACCGGGCTCTTGTTAGCCTGCTTTTTCGCGCCGTTCGCGCTGTTGCAGTACCCCATGGGCGCGCTCTCGGATCGCATCGGCCGGACGATTCCGATCGTCGTGGGATCGCTGTGTTACGGTATCGGCATCCTCGCGGTCGGCGCGGCACCGTCGGTCGCGACGGTCGCCGTCGCGATGATCGCCGTCGGCGTCCTCGGCGCGCTGGTCTCGCCGGCCACGATGGCCCTCGTCACCGACATCGCCGCCGAGAGCGAACGTGGGATCGCGATGGCCGGCTTCAACGTCGCCGGCAGCCTGGGCTTTCTCGGCGGCTTTCTCGTCGGCGGCACCGTTGCGAGCGCGTACGGCTACGATCTCGCCTTTCTCGTCGTCGGCGGCCTCGAGATCGCGATCGCGCTGATCGCCGTACCGATGTTCGTCCGCTGGTCGCTCGGGCGCGAGGATCACTTCGAGCACGATCGTATCTGA
- a CDS encoding amidohydrolase family protein: protein MQADDNGTDSNVSRRNYLGLSGGALAALSFAGLGSAREDNPGRGRGRGKGPDHGDGLENGRLLIENGTIVTVDEEYGVLENANLLIEDGRIEEIGHGIDAPNAETIDASDAIVFPGFVNSHHHTWQAGVRGVAGDWSFMEYLETMLGEISSHYTPTDVYLGNLFGALEQLNAGTTTVMDWFHVANSPGHTNRAIDGLEDAGIRAVFAHGTPGDDNETWWDESTEPHPDDIRRVHDERFADSDEDDLLTLAMGIRGPDYSSEEVVAHDIELARELDIPASMHIGSLGPGGVETLAELDLLGDDLNYVHGNRLTDEEFERIGDSGGSVSITPEVEMQMGMGMPPLRETLEGGAIPSIGVDIVSNVSGDMFTQTRTALQTQRALDNQPTVEAGEQVMELSLTAHDALEFATIEGARALGLADEVGSLTPGKRADIAMIRTDDINTVPSHNPVETIVFQSGVENVDTVLVDGDIVKRDGDLYNQTGRRHQHQLVQSGRRVLEQSGLLEE from the coding sequence ATGCAAGCAGACGACAACGGAACCGACTCGAACGTCTCGCGGCGAAACTACCTCGGACTCAGCGGTGGCGCACTGGCGGCGCTTTCCTTCGCCGGCCTCGGCAGCGCACGCGAGGACAACCCTGGGCGCGGACGCGGTCGTGGAAAGGGACCAGACCACGGCGACGGACTCGAGAACGGACGCCTCCTGATCGAAAACGGCACGATCGTCACCGTCGACGAGGAGTACGGCGTCCTCGAGAACGCGAACCTGCTGATCGAAGACGGCCGAATCGAGGAGATCGGCCACGGTATCGACGCTCCGAACGCGGAGACTATCGACGCCAGCGACGCCATCGTCTTCCCCGGCTTCGTCAACTCACACCACCACACCTGGCAGGCCGGCGTCCGCGGCGTCGCCGGCGACTGGTCGTTCATGGAGTATCTCGAGACGATGCTCGGCGAGATCAGCAGCCACTACACGCCCACCGACGTCTACCTGGGCAACCTCTTCGGCGCACTCGAGCAACTGAACGCGGGGACGACGACGGTCATGGACTGGTTCCACGTCGCCAACTCCCCCGGCCACACGAACCGAGCGATCGACGGCCTCGAGGATGCGGGCATCCGCGCCGTCTTCGCCCACGGGACGCCCGGCGACGACAACGAGACGTGGTGGGACGAGAGCACGGAGCCCCACCCGGACGATATCCGTCGGGTACACGACGAACGATTCGCCGACAGCGACGAGGACGACCTGCTCACGCTCGCGATGGGGATTCGCGGCCCCGACTACTCGAGCGAAGAAGTCGTCGCCCACGACATCGAACTCGCGCGCGAACTCGATATTCCGGCCTCGATGCACATCGGCTCGCTCGGCCCCGGCGGCGTCGAAACGCTTGCGGAACTCGACCTCCTGGGCGACGATCTGAACTACGTCCACGGCAACCGCTTGACTGACGAGGAGTTCGAACGCATCGGCGACTCCGGCGGCTCGGTCTCGATCACGCCCGAAGTCGAGATGCAGATGGGCATGGGGATGCCCCCGCTCCGAGAGACGCTCGAGGGCGGCGCGATTCCCTCGATCGGCGTCGATATCGTCTCGAACGTCAGCGGCGACATGTTCACCCAGACCCGCACGGCGCTCCAGACCCAGCGAGCACTCGACAACCAGCCGACCGTCGAGGCCGGCGAACAGGTCATGGAGCTCTCGCTCACTGCCCACGACGCCCTCGAGTTCGCGACGATCGAGGGTGCCCGCGCGCTCGGCCTCGCAGACGAAGTTGGCTCGCTAACGCCCGGAAAGCGCGCGGATATCGCCATGATTCGAACGGACGATATCAACACGGTGCCATCGCACAACCCGGTCGAGACGATTGTCTTCCAGTCCGGTGTCGAAAACGTCGATACCGTCCTCGTCGACGGGGACATCGTCAAACGCGACGGCGACCTCTACAACCAGACCGGCCGCCGACACCAGCACCAGCTCGTCCAGTCCGGCCGCCGCGTCCTCGAGCAAAGCGGCCTCCTCGAGGAATAA
- a CDS encoding DUF6517 family protein, producing MTATRRDVLAAGATAGLGAVAGCADVASGALSASPAAVSRAALEETGYGERTVEEVVVERTVGRFGLERSISVTNWYAEYDRSISLDVLGLSRLQAAIVSVLTTPQVSFLGRTFNPIGEYSTDELIELMQDRYDELQNVHRVDETLVSVLGTETALVRYTAEARLIPAGTTLDVYVQLTEPVSHGDDFVLGVAVYPQAHGFETESGAVRTLLEGLEHE from the coding sequence ATGACAGCCACACGCCGGGACGTGCTTGCTGCGGGAGCGACCGCCGGACTGGGGGCCGTCGCGGGCTGTGCCGACGTCGCCAGCGGTGCGCTCTCGGCGTCGCCGGCGGCCGTCTCTCGGGCCGCCCTCGAGGAGACCGGCTACGGAGAGCGTACGGTGGAGGAAGTCGTCGTCGAGCGAACGGTCGGGCGATTCGGTCTCGAGCGTTCCATCTCGGTGACCAATTGGTACGCGGAGTACGACCGATCGATTTCGCTCGACGTGCTGGGACTGTCCCGCCTGCAGGCGGCGATCGTCTCCGTCCTCACGACGCCGCAGGTGTCGTTTCTCGGCCGGACGTTCAACCCCATCGGCGAGTACTCGACGGACGAACTGATCGAGTTGATGCAGGACCGCTACGACGAACTTCAGAATGTCCACCGCGTCGACGAGACGCTGGTATCGGTACTGGGAACCGAGACAGCGCTCGTCCGCTACACTGCCGAGGCGAGACTGATCCCCGCCGGAACCACGCTCGACGTCTACGTCCAGCTTACCGAACCCGTCTCGCACGGCGACGACTTCGTGCTCGGCGTCGCGGTCTATCCGCAGGCACACGGGTTCGAGACCGAGTCGGGCGCGGTTCGCACGCTGCTCGAGGGCCTCGAACACGAGTGA
- a CDS encoding O-acetylhomoserine aminocarboxypropyltransferase/cysteine synthase family protein produces MSDDASDGTERPCPERGLGTRSVHAGQSPDPETGAMAPPIYQTTSYVFDDADTAADLYALEAEGYIYSRIANPTVTTLEDRLASLEGGAGAVATGSGMAALDSAVLVLAEAGDNVVCSTDTYGGTTAYFSKTASRRNIETTFVPTLEYDAYAEAIDADTAFVHVETIGNPSLVTPDFERLAEIAHDNGVPLVVDNTFATPALCRPLEHGADIVWESTTKWLHGSGTTVGGILVDGGTFPWGEHGYDEIAGQNHAYHDVDFSRDFPDAPFAETVRFRSLRSLGNQQSPFDAWQTLQGLESLPLRVAKHCENASIVADYLVDHDDVAWVTQPGLEDHPTHENASRYLSDFGGMVAFGLEGGYDAGKAFCENVEVAQFLANIGDAKTLVIHPASTTHGQLTPEERTEAGVTDDLVRMSVGIEDPEDILADVEQAIDAATRAASDAGAN; encoded by the coding sequence ATGAGCGACGACGCGAGCGACGGGACTGAGCGACCCTGTCCCGAGCGCGGTCTCGGGACACGTAGCGTACACGCCGGCCAATCGCCCGATCCCGAGACGGGCGCGATGGCCCCACCTATCTACCAGACGACCTCCTACGTTTTCGACGACGCCGACACCGCCGCGGATCTCTACGCCCTCGAGGCCGAGGGGTATATTTACTCTCGCATCGCCAACCCGACCGTCACGACCCTCGAGGATCGCCTCGCCTCCCTCGAGGGCGGCGCGGGCGCGGTCGCGACGGGCAGCGGGATGGCCGCCCTGGATTCCGCGGTGCTCGTCCTCGCCGAAGCGGGCGACAACGTGGTCTGTTCGACCGACACCTACGGCGGGACGACGGCCTACTTCTCGAAGACAGCCTCCCGGCGAAACATCGAGACGACGTTCGTTCCCACCCTCGAGTACGACGCCTACGCGGAGGCTATCGACGCGGACACCGCGTTCGTCCACGTCGAGACGATCGGCAACCCCTCGCTGGTGACGCCGGACTTCGAGCGCCTCGCGGAAATCGCCCACGACAACGGCGTGCCCCTCGTGGTCGACAACACGTTTGCGACGCCAGCGCTTTGTCGGCCGCTCGAGCACGGCGCGGACATTGTCTGGGAGTCGACGACCAAGTGGCTCCACGGTTCGGGCACGACCGTCGGCGGCATCCTCGTTGACGGCGGCACCTTCCCGTGGGGCGAACACGGCTACGACGAGATCGCGGGCCAGAACCATGCCTACCACGACGTCGACTTCTCGCGGGACTTCCCCGATGCGCCCTTCGCCGAGACGGTGCGGTTCCGTTCCCTCCGAAGCCTCGGCAACCAGCAATCCCCCTTCGACGCCTGGCAGACGCTGCAGGGCCTCGAGTCGCTGCCCTTGCGCGTCGCAAAACACTGCGAGAACGCCTCCATCGTCGCGGACTACCTGGTCGACCACGACGATGTCGCCTGGGTCACCCAGCCCGGACTCGAGGATCATCCGACGCACGAGAACGCCTCGCGCTACCTGAGCGATTTCGGCGGGATGGTCGCCTTCGGCCTCGAGGGGGGATACGATGCGGGCAAGGCATTCTGCGAGAACGTCGAGGTCGCCCAGTTCCTCGCGAACATCGGCGACGCGAAGACGCTCGTGATCCATCCGGCGAGCACGACCCACGGCCAGCTAACGCCCGAAGAACGGACGGAAGCGGGCGTGACGGACGACCTCGTCCGGATGTCCGTCGGGATCGAGGATCCCGAAGACATCCTGGCGGACGTAGAGCAGGCCATCGATGCGGCGACCCGAGCGGCGAGCGACGCGGGTGCGAACTGA
- a CDS encoding DsrE family protein, with the protein MQTVFHLIAAEPDQQRTALTIAENLTKDDSVDVDDVAVVAQADGIEPLTAGGEGSETVESMLERGISFKACSNTLDLKDLTESDLVDGVETVSSGGGELTRLQDDGYAYIRP; encoded by the coding sequence ATGCAGACAGTGTTCCACCTCATCGCGGCCGAACCGGACCAGCAACGAACGGCGCTGACCATCGCCGAGAACCTCACGAAAGACGATTCCGTCGACGTGGACGACGTCGCCGTCGTCGCACAGGCCGACGGCATCGAGCCCCTGACCGCGGGCGGCGAGGGCAGCGAGACCGTCGAGTCGATGCTCGAGCGCGGCATCTCGTTCAAAGCCTGCAGCAACACGCTCGACCTGAAGGATCTCACGGAGTCGGACCTCGTCGACGGCGTCGAGACCGTCTCCTCCGGCGGCGGCGAACTCACACGCTTGCAAGACGACGGCTACGCCTACATCCGGCCCTAG
- the metX gene encoding homoserine O-acetyltransferase MetX, translated as MTTKNTTDLGEFQFLSGETIPSLEVAYETYGEFTGDNAVLVCHALTGSSHVARRPDAGGDTAGQARAWWGDVVGPGKAIDTSEYYVVCVNAPGSCYGTTGPSSENPETGEPYGTDFPPVTVGDWTRAQRQLLDELGVGRLHAVVGGSVGGMNVLDWLRRYPDDVERAAGVATAARLDPQCLALDTVARRAITSDPNWNGGHYYDGPGPDDGLARARQIGHIMYLSKASMSRKFGRRSAGREAVREEPPDPAAAFFPYREVESYLDYQADKFTDRFDANSYLYMTRAMDDFDLSAGYESDADALAAFEGELLLLSFTGDWHFTVEQSEALADACRKADVDVAHHVVESDHGHDAFLVEPEKVGPPLSELLEAGLAGRTITDTESEPEESESFAPVHTSLFSE; from the coding sequence ATGACTACCAAGAACACTACCGATCTCGGCGAGTTCCAGTTCCTCTCGGGGGAGACGATTCCGTCCCTCGAGGTAGCCTACGAAACCTACGGCGAATTCACCGGCGATAACGCGGTGCTCGTCTGTCACGCGCTGACCGGCAGTTCCCACGTCGCCCGCCGGCCGGACGCCGGCGGCGACACGGCGGGACAGGCCCGCGCCTGGTGGGGTGACGTCGTCGGTCCCGGAAAGGCGATCGACACCAGCGAGTACTACGTCGTCTGTGTGAACGCGCCGGGATCGTGTTACGGTACGACGGGACCCTCGAGCGAGAACCCCGAGACGGGCGAGCCCTACGGTACCGACTTCCCGCCCGTCACGGTGGGCGACTGGACCCGCGCCCAACGGCAACTGCTGGACGAACTCGGCGTCGGCCGCCTCCACGCGGTCGTCGGCGGCAGCGTCGGCGGCATGAACGTCCTCGATTGGCTGCGGCGCTACCCCGATGACGTCGAGCGCGCCGCTGGCGTCGCCACGGCGGCCAGACTCGACCCGCAGTGTCTCGCGCTCGACACCGTCGCCCGGCGGGCGATCACCAGCGACCCGAACTGGAACGGCGGTCACTACTACGACGGGCCGGGACCCGACGACGGACTGGCTCGAGCGCGCCAGATCGGTCACATCATGTACCTCTCGAAGGCCTCGATGTCCCGGAAGTTCGGCCGCCGATCGGCGGGCCGGGAAGCCGTCCGCGAGGAGCCGCCGGACCCCGCGGCTGCCTTCTTCCCGTATCGGGAGGTCGAGTCCTACCTGGACTATCAGGCGGACAAGTTCACTGATCGGTTCGACGCGAACAGCTACCTCTACATGACGCGGGCGATGGACGACTTCGACCTCTCGGCGGGGTACGAGTCCGACGCCGACGCACTGGCCGCCTTCGAGGGCGAACTGCTCTTGCTCTCGTTTACCGGCGACTGGCACTTCACCGTCGAGCAGTCCGAAGCGTTAGCCGACGCCTGTCGCAAAGCCGATGTCGACGTCGCCCACCACGTCGTCGAGTCCGACCACGGCCACGACGCCTTCCTCGTCGAACCCGAGAAGGTCGGCCCGCCGCTCTCGGAACTGCTCGAGGCGGGACTCGCCGGGCGAACGATCACCGACACCGAGTCGGAGCCCGAAGAGTCCGAATCGTTCGCGCCGGTCCACACGAGCCTCTTCTCGGAGTGA